The Paenibacillus macerans genome includes a window with the following:
- a CDS encoding aspartate kinase — protein sequence MALYVMKFGGSSVGDTERMQRVAKRVVDKQKEGHQVMVVVSAMGDTTDDLIDQAKLLSKEPPLREMDMLMTTGEQISIALLAIAIDALGAKAVSYTGWQAGFRTESVHGKARITDIQPERVLKSLEEGYIVIVAGFQGMTVDGEITTFGRGGSDTTAVALAAATKADTCEIYTDVDGVYSTDPRIVKNARKLNEISYDEMLELANLGAAVLHPRAVEYAKHHQVRLVVRSSFNHNEGTVVKEEAKMEQGVVVSGIAYDKNVARISIMGVSHVPGVLAKVFGSLAEAKIDVDIIVQSGVQDGKADFSFTVALSDCEKALQVLEGIRSGLPYEDVTSEDGLVKVSIVGAGMVSHPGVAAQMFDVISKQGVNIKMVSTSEIKVSCVIDADKLNEVVTALHTAYGLDTETQAFVGGPKDRR from the coding sequence TTGGCTTTATACGTGATGAAATTTGGAGGCAGCTCCGTCGGCGACACGGAGCGGATGCAGCGTGTGGCAAAGCGCGTTGTCGACAAGCAAAAGGAAGGGCACCAGGTCATGGTGGTCGTCTCGGCGATGGGGGACACCACCGATGATCTGATCGATCAGGCGAAGCTGCTCAGCAAGGAACCGCCGCTTCGGGAAATGGATATGCTGATGACGACCGGCGAACAAATTTCCATTGCTTTGCTGGCGATCGCGATAGATGCGCTTGGCGCCAAAGCGGTTTCGTATACGGGATGGCAAGCCGGCTTCCGCACAGAATCGGTTCACGGCAAAGCGCGAATCACCGATATCCAGCCGGAGCGCGTGCTGAAATCGCTGGAGGAAGGTTACATCGTCATCGTTGCCGGATTCCAGGGCATGACCGTGGACGGCGAAATCACGACGTTCGGCCGCGGCGGTTCCGATACGACGGCGGTGGCGTTGGCGGCCGCGACCAAGGCGGATACCTGCGAAATTTATACCGACGTGGACGGCGTCTATTCGACCGATCCGCGGATCGTAAAAAACGCACGCAAACTGAATGAAATTTCGTATGACGAGATGCTGGAGCTCGCCAATCTGGGAGCGGCCGTGCTGCATCCCCGCGCGGTGGAATACGCCAAACATCACCAGGTGCGCCTCGTCGTCCGCTCCAGCTTTAACCATAATGAAGGCACAGTAGTGAAGGAGGAAGCCAAGATGGAGCAAGGAGTAGTTGTCAGCGGGATCGCTTACGATAAAAATGTAGCCCGGATCAGCATTATGGGGGTTTCCCACGTTCCCGGCGTGCTCGCCAAAGTGTTCGGTTCGCTGGCGGAAGCGAAAATCGACGTCGACATTATCGTCCAGAGCGGCGTACAGGACGGCAAGGCCGATTTCTCCTTTACCGTTGCTTTGTCCGACTGCGAAAAAGCGCTGCAGGTGCTGGAAGGCATCCGCAGCGGGCTTCCGTATGAAGATGTGACTTCGGAAGACGGCTTGGTCAAGGTTTCGATCGTAGGCGCAGGCATGGTCAGCCATCCCGGGGTTGCCGCGCAAATGTTCGACGTGATTTCCAAACAGGGGGTCAACATCAAGATGGTCAGCACCTCGGAAATCAAAGTATCGTGCGTCATCGACGCCGACAAGTTAAATGAGGTCGTGACCGCGCTGCACACCGCTTACGGCCTGGATACGGAAACGCAGGCGTTTGTCGGCGGGCCTAAGGACCGTCGGTAG
- the ltrA gene encoding group II intron reverse transcriptase/maturase: MRSREEQRQPNIPKGSCQQREAVKPSGYVGAPSSSSAQIDPSSHEASNDLLERMLEGENLRLAYKRVVQNGGAPGVDRVTVAGLQAYLNTRWETVKDELLTGTYRPIPVRRVKIPKPGGGVRLLGIPTVMDRFLQQALLQVMNPIFDAPFSWYSYGFRPGKRAHDAVKQAQRYIQSGLRWVVDMDLEKFFDRVNHDILMARVARRVTDKRVLKLIRAYLEAGMMEGGICQKTDEGTPQGGPLSPLLANILLDDLDKELTKRGLRFVRYADDCNIFVASRRAGERVMESVTRFVEGKLKLKVNRDKSAVDRPWNRKFLGFSFLSNKQATIRLAPKTISRFKEKIRELTNRTQSVSMEERISRLNRYLMGWIGYFRIASAKSHCERFDQWIRRRLRMCLWKQWKRVRTRIRELRALGVPEWACYVMANSRRGAWEMSRNTNNALPTSYWEVKGLKSLLSRYLELC, from the coding sequence ATGCGTTCGCGTGAAGAGCAAAGACAGCCGAATATCCCAAAAGGGAGCTGCCAACAAAGAGAAGCGGTGAAGCCGTCAGGGTATGTTGGAGCGCCGAGTTCTTCATCGGCACAAATCGATCCTTCCTCTCACGAGGCAAGTAACGACTTGTTGGAGCGAATGCTCGAAGGGGAGAACCTCAGGCTCGCCTATAAGCGAGTGGTACAAAACGGAGGTGCCCCCGGTGTAGACCGAGTAACGGTAGCGGGGCTACAGGCTTACCTGAACACACGCTGGGAAACGGTGAAAGATGAACTCCTAACGGGAACGTACAGACCGATACCTGTCAGACGGGTGAAAATCCCCAAACCCGGAGGCGGTGTAAGGCTGCTCGGTATCCCGACCGTGATGGACCGCTTCCTCCAACAAGCACTTCTGCAAGTGATGAACCCGATTTTCGATGCCCCCTTCTCTTGGTACAGCTACGGCTTTAGACCGGGGAAGAGAGCACACGATGCCGTGAAGCAAGCCCAGCGATATATCCAAAGCGGTCTGCGATGGGTCGTAGATATGGATTTGGAAAAGTTCTTTGACCGGGTGAACCACGACATTCTCATGGCAAGAGTGGCAAGGAGAGTGACAGACAAGCGAGTCTTGAAGCTGATTCGGGCCTACTTGGAAGCCGGAATGATGGAAGGTGGCATCTGCCAGAAGACGGACGAGGGAACTCCGCAAGGCGGTCCGCTAAGTCCGCTTCTGGCAAACATCTTACTCGATGATTTGGATAAAGAACTGACAAAGAGGGGGCTGCGGTTTGTTCGTTACGCGGACGACTGCAACATCTTTGTAGCGAGCAGGCGAGCAGGTGAACGAGTCATGGAATCGGTCACACGATTTGTGGAAGGAAAGTTGAAACTGAAAGTGAATCGGGACAAAAGTGCAGTGGACAGGCCATGGAACCGGAAGTTTCTTGGCTTTAGTTTCCTGTCGAATAAACAGGCGACGATTCGATTGGCTCCCAAGACAATCTCTCGATTTAAAGAGAAGATCCGGGAGTTGACAAACCGTACCCAATCAGTCTCCATGGAGGAACGTATATCTAGACTGAACCGTTACCTCATGGGATGGATTGGATATTTCCGAATCGCATCGGCGAAGAGCCACTGTGAAAGATTCGACCAGTGGATTCGAAGAAGACTTCGAATGTGCCTATGGAAACAATGGAAGCGGGTACGCACCCGAATTCGTGAACTTCGGGCACTCGGAGTCCCAGAATGGGCCTGCTATGTTATGGCAAACTCCCGCCGGGGTGCATGGGAAATGTCTCGAAACACAAATAACGCCCTTCCGACTTCCTACTGGGAAGTGAAAGGGCTGAAGAGTTTGCTTTCTCGTTACCTGGAGCTTTGTTAA
- a CDS encoding YqhV family protein, with protein MLDKFVVSMATLRMFSGTVEILAALLMLKLGRVDKALAVNSALAFVGPTVLLVTTSIGLAGIADKLSWGKMIWIGCGVACLLIGILKK; from the coding sequence ATGCTCGATAAATTTGTAGTCAGCATGGCGACGCTGCGAATGTTCTCCGGGACCGTCGAGATTTTGGCGGCCCTGCTCATGCTGAAGCTGGGAAGGGTGGATAAGGCGCTGGCCGTCAATTCGGCGCTGGCATTCGTCGGACCGACGGTTCTGCTTGTCACGACGTCCATCGGACTGGCCGGAATCGCCGACAAGCTGTCCTGGGGAAAAATGATTTGGATCGGCTGCGGCGTCGCCTGTCTCTTAATTGGGATTTTGAAGAAATGA
- the spoIIIAA gene encoding stage III sporulation protein AA — translation MNPSWLTVFPDNIRALLLKLPPSIFPVLEEIRIREGRPLEINSGGRYYFVTPDGSLTQNPEAAYKPGKQDGNRLLDLITNHSLYTMEEELRKGFITIAGGHRIGLAGRTLLSGGKVEHLRDISGFNVRIAREVKGIADPILPRLLDFKRRSVYHTLILSPPQQGKTTLIRDLARQISSGTWGHPEASWPGLKVAVVDERSEIAGCKKGVPGFDVGPRTDVMDGCPKAEGIMMMIRSMSPDVLIVDEIGRPEDADALAEALHAGVRVICTAHGASLDDLSSRPALAKLSETGFFQMYAVLARTEKGLAFRLWDGKRRGIQLHGAEWKGREEHA, via the coding sequence ATGAACCCAAGTTGGTTAACCGTATTTCCCGACAACATCCGGGCTTTGCTGCTCAAGCTGCCGCCTTCCATTTTTCCCGTTCTGGAAGAGATTCGCATTCGCGAGGGACGCCCGCTTGAGATTAATTCAGGCGGCCGCTACTATTTTGTGACACCGGACGGAAGCCTGACGCAAAATCCGGAGGCAGCCTACAAGCCGGGAAAACAGGACGGCAACCGGCTGCTGGATCTGATCACCAACCACTCGCTTTATACGATGGAGGAAGAGCTTCGCAAAGGCTTCATCACGATAGCGGGGGGGCACCGGATCGGACTGGCCGGCAGGACTTTGCTAAGCGGAGGTAAGGTGGAGCATTTGCGCGATATCAGCGGATTTAATGTGCGGATCGCCCGGGAGGTCAAAGGCATCGCCGACCCGATTTTGCCAAGGCTGCTCGATTTCAAGCGCAGAAGCGTATACCATACGCTGATTTTGTCTCCCCCGCAGCAAGGCAAAACGACATTGATCCGCGATTTGGCCCGGCAAATCAGCAGCGGAACCTGGGGGCACCCGGAGGCGTCCTGGCCGGGGCTGAAAGTGGCCGTCGTCGATGAACGTTCGGAGATCGCCGGCTGCAAAAAAGGCGTTCCCGGATTTGACGTCGGTCCCCGCACGGACGTCATGGACGGCTGTCCGAAAGCGGAAGGGATCATGATGATGATCCGCTCCATGTCGCCGGACGTGCTGATCGTGGACGAGATCGGGCGGCCGGAGGATGCCGATGCTTTGGCCGAGGCGCTGCATGCCGGGGTGCGCGTCATCTGCACGGCGCATGGGGCGAGTTTGGACGACCTGTCCTCGCGGCCGGCGTTGGCCAAGCTGTCGGAAACCGGCTTTTTCCAAATGTACGCGGTGCTTGCGCGGACGGAAAAGGGACTGGCTTTCAGGCTCTGGGACGGAAAACGGCGGGGAATTCAGCTGCACGGGGCGGAATGGAAAGGCAGGGAGGAGCATGCTTAA
- the spoIIIAB gene encoding stage III sporulation protein SpoIIIAB — translation MLKMFGAALVILAATLAGWVQARQFASRPNQIRRLILALKRLETEIMYGFTPLPDALRRIGEQSQEPVRAIFVTAADNMSASNRLSAQESLEQAAINVWQFTAMKAPEQEVIRQLSYTLGTSDRKDQLRHLATAVRQLESEESAAREEQARYEKMYRSLGLLCGAFIVILFY, via the coding sequence ATGCTTAAAATGTTCGGGGCCGCGCTCGTCATTTTGGCGGCAACTTTAGCCGGATGGGTGCAGGCGAGGCAGTTCGCCAGCCGGCCGAACCAGATCCGCAGGCTGATCCTGGCGCTAAAACGGCTGGAAACCGAAATCATGTACGGTTTTACGCCGCTTCCCGACGCGCTGCGGCGGATCGGGGAACAAAGCCAGGAGCCGGTGAGAGCCATCTTCGTCACCGCGGCGGACAACATGAGCGCCTCCAACCGTTTGAGCGCCCAGGAAAGCCTGGAGCAGGCCGCCATCAACGTTTGGCAATTTACCGCCATGAAGGCCCCTGAGCAGGAGGTGATCCGCCAGCTCAGCTATACGCTTGGGACAAGCGACCGGAAGGATCAGTTAAGACATCTGGCGACGGCCGTCCGGCAGCTGGAGAGCGAGGAATCCGCGGCCCGGGAAGAGCAAGCCCGCTATGAGAAAATGTACCGCAGCCTGGGGCTTTTATGCGGAGCGTTCATCGTCATTCTGTTCTACTGA
- the spoIIIAC gene encoding stage III sporulation protein AC — MNIEVNAIFQIAGIGIIIAMIHTVLKQMGKEDMAHWVTLIGFVVVLFMVIRLLDNLFQEIKSIFLFQ; from the coding sequence ATGAACATAGAAGTGAACGCCATATTTCAAATCGCGGGCATCGGCATTATTATCGCCATGATCCATACGGTGTTGAAGCAGATGGGAAAAGAGGACATGGCGCATTGGGTAACGCTGATCGGGTTCGTCGTCGTGCTGTTTATGGTCATCCGGCTGCTGGACAATCTGTTTCAAGAAATCAAATCGATCTTTTTGTTTCAGTAG
- the spoIIIAD gene encoding stage III sporulation protein AD: MEIIQVVGLGLIATVLILVIKEQKPMFAFLIAASTGILIFLYLIGKIGSIIEVLEDLAEKSGVQMIYLKTILKIIGIAYIAEFGAQIVRDAGQEAIASKIEMAGKVLIMVLAIPIISIIIETVIKLLPA; the protein is encoded by the coding sequence GTGGAAATTATCCAGGTTGTAGGGCTGGGACTGATCGCGACGGTGCTGATTCTGGTCATCAAAGAACAAAAGCCGATGTTTGCCTTTTTGATCGCCGCCAGCACGGGCATCCTCATTTTTCTGTATCTGATCGGCAAAATCGGGAGCATCATCGAGGTGCTGGAGGATTTGGCCGAAAAATCCGGCGTGCAGATGATCTATCTGAAAACGATCCTGAAAATCATCGGCATCGCCTACATCGCCGAGTTTGGGGCGCAAATCGTCCGCGACGCGGGGCAGGAAGCCATCGCTTCGAAAATTGAAATGGCGGGCAAGGTGCTGATCATGGTGCTCGCGATCCCGATCATCAGCATCATTATAGAAACGGTAATCAAGCTGCTGCCGGCTTAA
- the spoIIIAE gene encoding stage III sporulation protein AE: MIGTTNELWRCKTLFLIVLGALLVWLIPQVSLAEGADGGWIKRQAEELPTDQVETYWQQLMKDYGGFFPDQKLPSFMDMLLAQDQSFSLKTGLTGLMKYMWHEVLYNGRILVTIVLLSIFSMILETLQTAFERNQVSKVAYSICYLVILVLAINSFHVAITYASNAIGGMIDFMMAMVPLLFTLLASMGGAVTVTVTHPLVVFMVHAVGTAVHTIVFPLLFFSALLHIVSSLSDKYKLTQLADLLRSISMALLGVLLTVFLGVISVKGIAGSVTDGVTLRAAKYLTGNFVPVVGKVFADATDTVISASLLVKNSIGLVGVIILLFLCAFPAIKIITLALIFNLSAAVMQPLGDSPIVTCLETIGKSMLYVFAALAAVGLMFFLAITIMLTAGNITVMMR, translated from the coding sequence ATGATAGGAACGACAAACGAGCTCTGGCGCTGCAAAACGCTGTTTCTGATCGTCCTCGGCGCTCTGCTGGTGTGGTTGATCCCGCAGGTCTCGCTTGCCGAAGGCGCGGACGGAGGCTGGATCAAGCGGCAAGCCGAAGAGCTGCCGACCGACCAGGTGGAGACTTACTGGCAGCAGTTGATGAAAGATTACGGCGGATTTTTTCCGGATCAGAAGCTCCCGTCCTTTATGGATATGCTGCTTGCGCAAGATCAAAGCTTCAGCCTAAAGACGGGATTAACCGGTCTGATGAAATATATGTGGCACGAGGTCCTGTATAACGGCCGCATTCTGGTAACGATCGTGCTGCTGTCCATCTTCAGCATGATCCTGGAGACGCTGCAAACGGCGTTCGAACGCAATCAGGTCAGCAAAGTCGCGTACTCCATCTGCTATCTGGTCATCCTTGTGCTGGCGATCAACAGCTTCCATGTGGCGATTACGTACGCCAGCAATGCCATCGGCGGCATGATCGACTTCATGATGGCGATGGTGCCGCTGCTGTTCACGCTGCTGGCCTCCATGGGCGGCGCGGTCACCGTCACGGTCACTCATCCGCTCGTCGTGTTTATGGTGCACGCGGTCGGCACGGCGGTGCATACGATCGTTTTCCCGCTGCTCTTTTTCTCGGCGTTGCTGCATATCGTCAGCTCCCTGTCGGACAAATACAAGCTGACCCAGCTCGCCGATCTGCTGCGCTCCATCAGCATGGCGTTGCTCGGGGTGCTGCTGACCGTCTTCCTGGGGGTCATCTCCGTGAAAGGCATCGCCGGTTCGGTGACCGACGGGGTGACGCTGCGGGCGGCTAAATATTTAACCGGCAATTTCGTGCCGGTCGTCGGCAAGGTGTTCGCCGACGCGACGGACACGGTGATCTCCGCGTCGCTGCTGGTGAAAAACTCGATCGGGCTCGTCGGCGTCATCATTCTGTTGTTTCTCTGCGCTTTCCCGGCGATCAAAATCATCACGCTGGCGCTGATCTTCAACCTTTCGGCAGCGGTGATGCAGCCGCTTGGCGATTCGCCGATCGTCACCTGCCTGGAAACGATCGGCAAGAGCATGCTGTACGTTTTTGCCGCGCTCGCGGCCGTCGGGCTGATGTTTTTTCTGGCGATTACGATCATGCTCACCGCCGGCAACATTACGGTCATGATGAGGTAA
- the spoIIIAF gene encoding stage III sporulation protein AF codes for MNWLAEWLKEIIFIVLIAVFVDLLLPNRAMERYVKLVVSLLILLTLISPVMRFLSSDAKKELETAFSESIEGLENEAAGQSTEAILRQGEELRQKQEAEALQWAGEETARQMKEQIERETGQPVERVSVKLTTKPAKTGADKEGASPPAAEPVISEVEVVMAEAKTESSDADSNASGRGPEITVAPIEKITVRVGANTNESSEQRPSSGANDPTTEAMAGSGGDTVERKRSGENGNLVNEAVPEMLVTQIEELLSKNWGVAENAVTIIRPQAEKS; via the coding sequence ATGAACTGGCTAGCGGAATGGCTGAAAGAAATCATTTTTATCGTACTCATCGCCGTCTTTGTCGATCTGCTTCTCCCCAATCGCGCGATGGAACGCTACGTCAAGCTTGTCGTGAGCCTGCTGATCTTGCTGACACTGATCTCCCCGGTCATGCGCTTCTTAAGCTCCGATGCCAAGAAAGAGCTGGAAACGGCTTTTTCCGAAAGCATCGAAGGGCTGGAGAACGAAGCGGCCGGGCAAAGCACGGAAGCGATTTTGCGGCAGGGCGAAGAACTGCGCCAGAAGCAGGAAGCCGAGGCGCTGCAGTGGGCGGGGGAAGAAACGGCGCGGCAAATGAAGGAGCAGATCGAACGCGAGACCGGGCAGCCAGTAGAGCGGGTATCGGTTAAACTGACCACAAAACCCGCGAAGACGGGGGCGGACAAGGAAGGCGCGAGCCCGCCGGCAGCGGAGCCGGTCATCTCCGAAGTTGAGGTGGTCATGGCCGAGGCCAAGACGGAATCGTCCGACGCGGACAGCAATGCTTCCGGGCGGGGGCCGGAGATAACGGTTGCACCTATCGAAAAAATAACGGTCCGCGTTGGCGCAAACACAAATGAGAGTTCCGAACAAAGGCCAAGCAGCGGTGCGAACGACCCAACCACTGAGGCGATGGCCGGCTCCGGTGGCGACACGGTGGAAAGGAAGCGTTCCGGAGAGAATGGGAATCTCGTGAATGAAGCGGTGCCGGAAATGCTCGTGACACAAATTGAGGAGCTGCTGAGCAAAAACTGGGGGGTTGCCGAAAATGCCGTAACGATCATCCGGCCGCAGGCGGAAAAAAGCTAG
- the spoIIIAG gene encoding stage III sporulation protein AG, translating to MPGWLKKLEQWIGKGADGKKRANTFRLLLILGLAGIAIMLFNSFVNVKEVDNGGEGREPPVMQDLASEAMEESAAGGEFNSIELSLENKTKEILEKIVGVGAVDVLVTIDSTEEVVVQRNVKDTQELTEESDADGGRRHVTQYTRDGQIVTYENSGSEQPIVTKKIKPKIRGVLVVARGAENKTVKGLIVDAVEKGLNVPAYRISVVPRKQSQ from the coding sequence ATGCCGGGATGGCTGAAAAAGCTTGAGCAATGGATCGGCAAAGGCGCGGACGGGAAGAAGCGCGCAAATACGTTCCGCCTGCTGCTGATTCTCGGATTGGCAGGCATCGCGATTATGCTGTTCAACTCTTTTGTGAACGTTAAGGAGGTGGATAACGGGGGGGAAGGCCGAGAACCGCCGGTGATGCAGGATCTGGCGTCCGAGGCCATGGAAGAGAGCGCCGCCGGCGGCGAATTCAACAGCATTGAGTTGTCGCTGGAGAACAAAACGAAGGAGATTTTGGAAAAAATCGTCGGCGTCGGCGCGGTGGATGTCCTCGTTACGATCGATTCGACGGAGGAGGTCGTCGTGCAGCGCAACGTAAAGGATACCCAGGAATTGACGGAGGAGAGCGACGCGGACGGGGGGAGGCGCCATGTGACGCAATATACCCGCGACGGTCAAATCGTGACTTACGAAAATTCCGGCAGCGAGCAGCCCATCGTCACAAAAAAAATCAAGCCGAAAATCCGCGGGGTTCTCGTCGTCGCGAGGGGGGCAGAAAACAAAACGGTGAAAGGCCTGATCGTGGACGCTGTCGAGAAGGGATTAAATGTTCCGGCGTACCGGATATCCGTCGTTCCCCGCAAGCAGTCCCAGTAG
- a CDS encoding SpoIIIAH-like family protein produces the protein MKSKRQTIWLVSMLSLMVVLSAYYLFTEEGPAPAAKTDGQQVSMDGGTAQNGGLEGSGLSAQDEVILSEVASDGEAGSAAVTDDEAAAKTDDSQTAKEEAATEESGAAGGAADASSQNGGKEAAKEGNSAAEGDKTAEPSAGAGGPQQTKTDEDVLKQMEAQGIASSDSLTAYQFERTQENLKKQEELMQAINDEKKSLEESAMAQQELSALEEKEEKIYDIEERLRQQYANAVVAEDGNKYKVVVVSEKMEAKEAVSIMDLVMKELDVSQDKVSVQYVTQ, from the coding sequence ATGAAATCCAAAAGACAAACGATTTGGCTTGTATCGATGCTCAGTTTGATGGTTGTTTTATCGGCTTATTATCTGTTTACGGAAGAAGGGCCGGCGCCTGCGGCGAAAACCGACGGCCAGCAGGTCAGCATGGACGGCGGAACGGCTCAAAACGGCGGCCTGGAGGGGTCCGGCTTGTCCGCCCAAGATGAAGTGATCCTTTCCGAAGTCGCCAGCGACGGCGAAGCCGGCAGCGCTGCCGTTACCGACGACGAAGCCGCCGCGAAGACGGATGATTCCCAGACTGCAAAAGAAGAAGCCGCAACCGAAGAAAGCGGCGCGGCCGGCGGCGCGGCGGACGCGTCCTCCCAAAATGGCGGAAAAGAAGCGGCCAAAGAGGGGAATAGCGCGGCCGAAGGGGACAAAACGGCAGAACCTTCCGCAGGCGCAGGGGGACCGCAGCAAACCAAAACCGACGAAGATGTGTTGAAACAAATGGAGGCGCAAGGCATCGCTTCCTCCGATTCGCTGACGGCCTATCAGTTTGAGCGGACGCAGGAAAACCTGAAAAAGCAGGAAGAGCTGATGCAGGCGATCAACGATGAAAAAAAATCGCTGGAAGAGTCCGCCATGGCGCAGCAAGAGTTAAGCGCTTTGGAGGAAAAAGAAGAGAAAATTTACGATATCGAGGAAAGACTGCGCCAGCAATATGCCAACGCCGTCGTGGCCGAAGATGGCAACAAATACAAAGTCGTGGTCGTCAGCGAAAAAATGGAGGCCAAAGAGGCCGTAAGCATTATGGACCTGGTGATGAAGGAGCTTGACGTGTCCCAGGATAAAGTAAGCGTGCAATACGTCACGCAGTAA
- the accB gene encoding acetyl-CoA carboxylase biotin carboxyl carrier protein codes for MFNLNEIKELIELVDKTSIQEVEIENEGARLCIRKPGKSEIVQVQPQLAAAAPQNVPAALAVAPAVNEPAAQPAKPAENAANLHTIASPMVGTFYRSSSPDAQPYVNIGDKVGEKTTVCIIEAMKLMNELEAEVKGEIIDILVENGQLVEYGQPLFLVKPE; via the coding sequence ATGTTTAATTTGAACGAAATTAAAGAATTGATTGAATTGGTAGACAAAACGTCCATTCAGGAAGTGGAAATTGAAAACGAAGGCGCGCGCCTTTGCATTCGCAAGCCGGGAAAAAGCGAAATCGTCCAAGTGCAGCCGCAGCTGGCAGCTGCCGCTCCGCAAAACGTTCCGGCGGCCTTGGCGGTCGCTCCGGCCGTGAACGAACCGGCGGCTCAGCCTGCGAAACCGGCCGAAAACGCAGCTAACCTGCATACCATTGCTTCGCCGATGGTGGGAACCTTTTATCGTTCATCCTCCCCGGATGCTCAGCCTTACGTCAACATCGGGGACAAGGTTGGCGAAAAAACCACGGTCTGCATTATCGAAGCGATGAAGCTGATGAACGAGCTGGAGGCCGAGGTCAAGGGCGAAATTATCGATATTCTTGTGGAAAACGGCCAATTGGTAGAGTACGGACAACCTCTCTTTTTGGTGAAGCCGGAGTAA
- the accC gene encoding acetyl-CoA carboxylase biotin carboxylase subunit produces the protein MKFHKILIANRGEIAVRIIRACRELGISTVAVYSEADKDSLHVRLADEAYCIGPTLSKDSYLNLTNLMSVATLTECDAVHPGYGFLAENADFAEICGSCNITFIGPSPEAITRMGDKAVAKQTMKDANVPVIPGSDGLIEDLDEAVMIARDIGYPVIIKATAGGGGKGIRIAEDEESLIKQITTAQQEAQKAFGNAGVYLEKYLTGMKHVEIQIMADKHGNAVYLGERDCSVQRRRQKLVEEAPCPVLTPDKRREMGAAAVRAALAVNYSGAGTLEFLLGPDGRFYFMEMNTRIQVEHPVTEMVTGIDLIREMISVAEGNPLSFTQDDVQLNGWSIECRINAEDPSRNFMPSPGKIGFYLAPGGPGVRVDSAAYPGYTISPHYDSMIAKLIVWGTTREEAIAKMKRALSEFAIEGIHTTIPFHQKLLNHPTFVKGDFDIKFLEENEI, from the coding sequence ATGAAATTTCATAAAATATTGATCGCGAACCGCGGCGAAATCGCGGTGAGAATCATTCGGGCATGCCGCGAGCTGGGGATATCCACGGTCGCGGTTTATTCTGAAGCCGATAAGGATTCGCTGCACGTGCGGCTTGCCGACGAAGCTTACTGCATCGGCCCGACGCTGTCCAAGGACAGCTACCTGAACCTGACCAATCTGATGAGCGTGGCGACGCTCACCGAATGCGACGCCGTGCATCCGGGCTATGGCTTTTTGGCCGAAAATGCCGATTTCGCGGAGATTTGCGGGTCCTGCAACATCACGTTTATCGGCCCGTCTCCGGAAGCGATCACCCGCATGGGGGATAAAGCGGTGGCCAAACAAACGATGAAGGATGCGAACGTTCCGGTTATCCCCGGTTCCGACGGCCTGATCGAGGATTTGGACGAAGCGGTCATGATCGCCCGCGATATCGGCTATCCGGTGATCATCAAAGCGACCGCCGGCGGCGGCGGCAAAGGCATCCGCATCGCCGAGGACGAAGAATCGCTGATCAAGCAAATCACCACGGCCCAGCAGGAAGCCCAAAAGGCTTTCGGCAACGCCGGGGTGTACCTTGAAAAATATTTGACCGGCATGAAGCACGTGGAGATCCAGATCATGGCCGACAAACACGGGAACGCCGTTTACCTCGGCGAACGCGACTGCTCCGTGCAGCGCCGCCGGCAAAAGCTGGTGGAGGAAGCGCCGTGCCCGGTGCTGACTCCGGACAAACGCCGCGAAATGGGCGCGGCCGCCGTGCGCGCGGCCTTGGCCGTCAATTATTCCGGCGCGGGAACGCTGGAGTTTTTGCTGGGCCCGGACGGCCGGTTTTACTTCATGGAAATGAATACGCGGATTCAGGTCGAGCATCCGGTCACGGAGATGGTCACCGGCATCGATCTCATTCGCGAGATGATTTCGGTGGCCGAAGGGAACCCGCTTTCCTTCACGCAGGACGATGTGCAGCTGAACGGCTGGTCGATCGAGTGCCGGATCAACGCCGAGGACCCGTCGCGCAATTTCATGCCTTCGCCGGGCAAAATCGGCTTTTACCTGGCCCCGGGCGGCCCCGGCGTTCGCGTGGACAGCGCCGCATACCCCGGATATACGATCTCCCCGCATTACGATTCGATGATCGCCAAGCTGATCGTTTGGGGGACGACAAGGGAAGAAGCGATTGCGAAGATGAAGCGGGCCTTGTCCGAATTCGCCATTGAAGGCATTCATACCACGATCCCTTTTCACCAGAAGCTGTTGAATCATCCGACCTTCGTCAAAGGCGATTTCGATATTAAATTTTTGGAAGAAAACGAGATTTAA